One window of Phycisphaeraceae bacterium genomic DNA carries:
- a CDS encoding MBL fold metallo-hydrolase, with translation MTRAAEIGTVRLSRRSALGLAGLGAATAALGGFGRASHASSEPGSDPSLQGAGFYRMRLGEFDLFLISDGAFRFEDPQASLAFDTGAAEFDDALREAFLRSNQVMGQVNTLLVRTPDATILVDTGCGELFGPATGKLLANMARAGFKPGEIDAVVLTHAHPDHFGGLVGGGAADAFAKARFFVSRVEHDFWRGPAPDLSRSPLPKPTLDQFIQGANAAFDAMKPRLDLIGDKDQIAPGVHAMLLGGHTPGHIGLRIASGSEELVYVADLVHHVSFGMPHPEWRVAFDYDPEEGSRVRRRMLDRIASDRAFISGAHLPFPAFGHVRQRGTGFEFAPSQWMW, from the coding sequence ATGACGAGGGCGGCAGAGATCGGAACAGTGCGGCTATCACGCCGCTCGGCGTTGGGGCTTGCGGGGCTTGGCGCAGCGACCGCCGCTCTGGGCGGGTTCGGGCGTGCCTCGCACGCTTCGTCCGAGCCGGGATCGGATCCGTCGCTCCAGGGCGCCGGCTTCTATCGCATGAGACTCGGCGAGTTCGATCTCTTCCTCATCAGCGATGGTGCATTCAGGTTCGAGGACCCGCAGGCGAGTCTGGCTTTTGATACTGGTGCGGCCGAGTTTGACGACGCGCTCCGTGAGGCGTTCCTGAGATCCAATCAGGTCATGGGTCAGGTCAACACGCTTCTCGTGCGGACGCCGGACGCGACCATCCTTGTCGATACGGGGTGCGGCGAGTTGTTCGGCCCGGCGACGGGGAAGTTGCTCGCGAACATGGCTCGGGCCGGCTTCAAGCCGGGCGAGATCGATGCGGTTGTCCTGACGCACGCGCATCCCGATCACTTCGGGGGGCTTGTCGGGGGTGGAGCCGCGGACGCGTTCGCGAAGGCCCGTTTCTTCGTCTCTCGCGTGGAGCACGATTTCTGGCGGGGGCCGGCTCCGGACCTCTCGCGGTCACCGTTGCCCAAGCCGACGCTCGATCAGTTCATCCAAGGGGCGAATGCCGCGTTCGACGCGATGAAGCCCCGGCTCGACCTGATCGGCGACAAGGACCAGATCGCGCCGGGCGTGCATGCGATGCTGCTCGGAGGTCACACGCCGGGGCACATCGGCCTGCGGATCGCATCCGGGAGCGAGGAACTGGTGTACGTTGCCGATCTGGTTCACCACGTCTCGTTCGGGATGCCTCATCCGGAATGGCGTGTGGCGTTCGACTACGACCCTGAGGAGGGTTCGCGCGTGCGCCGCCGGATGCTCGACCGCATCGCCTCGGACCGCGCGTTCATCTCCGGCGCACACCTGCCATTCCCGGCGTTCGGCCACGTGCGCCAGCGGGGCACAGGGTTCGAGTTTGCGCCGTCGCAGTGGATGTGGTGA